A genomic window from Caballeronia sp. SBC1 includes:
- a CDS encoding efflux transporter outer membrane subunit, with the protein MKLFCSSAPVAARSALAAAVAAFVLGGCANYAGIKSDKQIAQPQSDALQAAQSLPSQGGQWPSLDWAKQFGDPQLPQLIDEALAGSPSIAQAQARIAKASSYIESSRSSLYPKVNGSYSWSRELYSGNALYPPPYGGSWYSENNALVSASWDLDLWGKNRARLDQAVSQQKAAEADMQQARVTLAASVAQTYNQLALLYELRDVAQREIANRTDIGRITNGRVLAGLDTNVESRTAEGNIATSQTNLSELDGQITTTRYQLGALLGQGPDRGLKIATPVLNTKIAVTLPDNVPADLISRRPDIVAARWQVEAATSNVKEAKAEFFPDINLSAAAGFDAFGWSRFINFGSRQFNAGPAIHLPIFDAGALRSQLKGRYADFDLDVANYNQTLINALNDVATQIASIRSVDQQTSDAARALDASTHAYQLAVIRYKAGLSQQLQVLTADQNRLANEQTVTNLRMKRRDLQFGLIKALGGGFDAADTNLAIDGQTSKSAPSQTASAASKTAN; encoded by the coding sequence ATGAAACTCTTTTGTTCGTCCGCGCCCGTCGCTGCGCGCAGCGCCCTGGCTGCCGCCGTGGCAGCGTTTGTCCTTGGCGGTTGCGCGAACTACGCCGGCATTAAAAGCGACAAGCAAATCGCCCAGCCGCAAAGCGATGCGCTGCAAGCCGCGCAAAGCCTGCCTTCGCAAGGCGGCCAGTGGCCGTCGCTCGACTGGGCGAAGCAGTTCGGCGATCCGCAATTGCCGCAATTGATCGACGAAGCGCTGGCCGGCAGTCCTTCGATTGCGCAGGCACAAGCGCGCATTGCGAAGGCATCGTCCTATATTGAGTCTTCACGCTCTAGCCTTTATCCGAAGGTGAACGGCTCGTATTCGTGGTCGCGCGAGCTGTACTCCGGCAACGCGCTCTACCCGCCTCCGTACGGCGGCTCGTGGTATAGCGAAAACAATGCGCTCGTAAGCGCGTCGTGGGATCTCGACCTGTGGGGCAAGAATCGCGCGCGGCTGGATCAGGCGGTCTCGCAGCAGAAGGCCGCAGAGGCCGACATGCAGCAGGCCCGCGTGACGCTGGCCGCGTCCGTTGCGCAGACCTATAACCAGCTCGCCCTGCTCTACGAACTGCGCGACGTGGCCCAGCGCGAGATCGCGAACCGGACGGACATCGGACGGATCACGAACGGCCGCGTGCTGGCAGGGCTCGACACAAACGTGGAAAGCCGCACCGCCGAAGGCAATATCGCGACGAGCCAGACGAACCTGTCCGAACTCGACGGCCAGATCACGACCACGCGTTATCAGTTGGGCGCATTGCTCGGCCAGGGTCCGGATCGGGGCTTGAAGATCGCCACGCCGGTGCTCAATACGAAGATCGCGGTCACGCTGCCTGACAACGTGCCCGCGGATCTGATTTCGCGCCGTCCGGATATCGTCGCGGCCCGCTGGCAAGTCGAAGCAGCGACATCGAACGTCAAGGAAGCGAAGGCCGAGTTTTTCCCCGACATCAATTTGTCGGCGGCGGCAGGTTTCGATGCGTTCGGGTGGAGCCGCTTTATCAACTTTGGCAGCCGTCAGTTCAACGCGGGGCCAGCCATACACTTGCCGATCTTCGACGCCGGCGCATTGCGCTCGCAGTTGAAGGGCCGTTACGCAGACTTTGACCTGGACGTAGCCAACTACAACCAGACGCTGATCAACGCGCTCAACGACGTCGCCACGCAGATCGCGTCGATTCGTTCGGTGGATCAGCAAACGAGCGATGCCGCGCGCGCCCTCGACGCCTCGACGCACGCGTATCAGCTCGCCGTGATTCGCTACAAAGCCGGTTTATCGCAGCAACTGCAAGTGCTTACCGCCGATCAGAACCGGTTGGCGAACGAGCAGACCGTAACGAATCTGCGCATGAAGCGCCGTGACCTGCAATTCGGTCTTATCAAGGCGCTGGGCGGTGGTTTTGACGCGGCGGATACGAACCTGGCCATCGACGGGCAAACGTCGAAGAGCGCACCGTCGCAGACCGCGTCGGCCGCGTCCAAGACAGCAAACTGA
- a CDS encoding efflux RND transporter periplasmic adaptor subunit, which yields MSDPQQNAAAAPAPKTNNTKRRVLMSLIVLVVIIAAIAYGLYYFLIARFHESTDDAYVNGNIVQITPQVVGTVISVNADDTQTVKMGDPLVVLDPADSKVALDSAEANLAQTVRQVRTLFVNDNQYAAQVALRQSDLSRAQDDLRRRMTIAQTGAVSGEEISHAKDAVRGAQASLNAAQQELQSNRSLTSNTTIASHPNVLAAAAKVRDSYINYARNTMPAPVTGYVAKRSVQVGQRVSPGNPLMAIVPLNGVWVDANFKEVQLTHMRIGQPVELTADVYGSGVVFHGKVIGFSAGTGSAFSLLPAQNATGNWIKVVQRLPVRIGLDPQELEKHPLRIGLSMNVDITIKNENGGQLGTAPNTVYQTDVFAKYGDQADAEIARIIEANEGSSGPGTGTGGAQKTSKDNVQPATKQDLAKLM from the coding sequence ATGAGCGACCCTCAACAAAACGCCGCAGCAGCGCCGGCGCCTAAAACCAATAACACCAAGCGCCGGGTGCTGATGAGCCTGATCGTGCTGGTCGTGATCATCGCGGCTATCGCTTACGGGCTGTACTACTTCCTGATCGCGCGTTTTCACGAAAGCACCGATGACGCCTACGTGAACGGCAACATCGTGCAGATCACGCCGCAGGTGGTCGGCACGGTGATCTCGGTGAACGCCGACGACACGCAAACCGTGAAGATGGGCGATCCGCTCGTCGTGCTCGATCCCGCCGACTCCAAGGTCGCGCTTGATTCGGCCGAAGCGAATCTCGCGCAGACGGTGCGCCAGGTCCGCACGCTGTTCGTCAACGACAACCAGTACGCGGCGCAAGTCGCGCTGCGTCAGTCGGATCTCTCGCGTGCGCAGGACGACTTGCGTCGCCGCATGACGATTGCCCAGACGGGCGCGGTCTCGGGCGAAGAAATTTCGCACGCCAAGGACGCTGTGCGCGGCGCGCAAGCATCGCTTAATGCGGCCCAGCAGGAATTGCAGTCGAACCGTTCGCTGACCTCGAACACGACCATCGCCAGCCATCCGAACGTACTCGCCGCTGCCGCGAAGGTCCGCGATTCGTACATCAACTACGCACGCAACACCATGCCGGCGCCGGTGACGGGTTATGTCGCGAAGCGTTCGGTGCAGGTCGGCCAACGCGTATCGCCGGGTAATCCGCTGATGGCAATCGTGCCGCTGAACGGCGTATGGGTCGACGCCAACTTCAAGGAAGTGCAGCTCACGCATATGCGCATTGGTCAACCGGTTGAACTCACCGCTGACGTGTATGGCTCCGGCGTTGTGTTCCACGGCAAGGTGATCGGCTTCTCGGCGGGCACGGGCTCGGCGTTCTCGTTGCTGCCGGCGCAAAACGCCACCGGTAACTGGATCAAGGTCGTGCAGCGTCTGCCGGTGCGGATCGGACTCGACCCGCAGGAACTTGAGAAGCATCCGCTGCGCATCGGTTTGTCGATGAACGTGGACATCACGATCAAGAACGAGAACGGCGGCCAGCTCGGCACCGCGCCGAACACCGTGTACCAGACCGATGTGTTCGCCAAGTACGGCGATCAGGCCGACGCCGAGATCGCCCGGATTATTGAAGCGAACGAAGGCAGTTCGGGCCCGGGTACAGGTACGGGCGGCGCGCAGAAGACGTCGAAGGACAACGTGCAGCCGGCGACGAAGCAAGATCTCGCCAAGCTGATGTAA
- a CDS encoding DHA2 family efflux MFS transporter permease subunit, translated as MSQPNAVHPPLEGAKLVIGTIAVSLAVFMNVLDTSIANVSIPSISGDLGVSSDQGTWVITSFAVANAISVPLTGWLTQRFGQVRLFMTSIILFVLASWLCGLAPTLPFLLAARVLQGAVAGPMIPLSQTLLLASYPRAKAPMALSMWSMTTLIAPVAGPILGGWISDNISWPWIFYVNIPVGIVAAVATFVIFRDRDSVIRRAPIDTVGLGLLVIWVGSLQIMLDKGKDLDWFNSTTIVVLTLIAVIALAFFIVWELTAEHPVVDLSLFKLRNFTGGTIALAIGYGLYFGNLVLLPLWLQTDIGYTATDAGLVLAPVGLFAVVLSPVVGKFLPRIDPRKIATAAFLVFALVFWMRSRYTTGVDTFSLMMPTLIQGIGMAGFFIPLVSITLSGLPGSRIPAASGLSNFVRIMCGGIGTSIFSTAWDHRSNIHHAQLVEQANLYNPNFTASMQQFGAAGFSQSQGYGLFNSMATQQAAQLGVNDLFYISAGIFVALIALIWITKPERSGGGDSAAAASAAH; from the coding sequence ATGTCTCAACCAAACGCCGTTCATCCGCCGCTAGAGGGCGCGAAACTCGTGATCGGTACGATCGCGGTTTCGCTCGCGGTATTCATGAACGTGCTCGATACGTCGATTGCCAACGTGTCCATTCCGTCGATCTCCGGTGACCTCGGGGTATCGTCGGATCAGGGCACGTGGGTGATCACGTCATTCGCGGTCGCCAACGCAATCTCGGTGCCGCTGACCGGTTGGCTCACGCAGCGCTTCGGACAGGTCCGCCTGTTCATGACGTCGATCATCTTGTTCGTGCTCGCTTCGTGGCTGTGCGGCCTCGCGCCGACCCTGCCCTTCCTGCTCGCCGCGCGTGTGTTGCAAGGCGCGGTCGCCGGCCCAATGATCCCGCTCTCGCAGACCTTGCTACTCGCGAGTTATCCAAGAGCGAAAGCGCCCATGGCGCTCTCCATGTGGTCGATGACCACGCTGATCGCGCCGGTCGCCGGGCCAATCCTGGGCGGCTGGATCTCGGACAACATCTCCTGGCCGTGGATTTTCTACGTCAACATTCCGGTGGGTATTGTCGCGGCCGTTGCTACGTTCGTGATTTTCCGCGACCGGGATTCGGTCATCCGCAGGGCGCCTATTGATACGGTAGGTCTCGGGCTGCTCGTGATATGGGTCGGCTCGCTGCAGATCATGCTCGACAAGGGCAAGGATCTCGACTGGTTCAACTCGACCACCATTGTGGTGTTGACGCTGATCGCCGTGATCGCGCTGGCGTTTTTTATCGTGTGGGAGCTGACGGCGGAACATCCGGTCGTCGACCTGTCACTCTTCAAGCTAAGAAATTTCACGGGTGGGACGATCGCGCTAGCGATTGGTTATGGACTGTACTTCGGCAATCTCGTGCTGTTGCCGCTGTGGTTGCAGACCGACATTGGCTATACCGCGACCGATGCCGGGCTTGTGCTCGCGCCAGTCGGCCTGTTCGCGGTCGTGCTCTCGCCGGTGGTGGGCAAATTCCTGCCACGCATCGATCCACGCAAGATTGCGACCGCGGCGTTCCTCGTGTTCGCGCTCGTGTTCTGGATGCGCTCGCGCTACACCACAGGCGTTGACACCTTCTCGCTGATGATGCCCACCTTGATCCAGGGTATTGGCATGGCTGGATTTTTTATCCCGCTCGTGTCCATCACGCTGTCGGGGCTGCCGGGAAGCCGGATTCCAGCGGCATCGGGGTTGTCGAACTTCGTGCGGATCATGTGCGGCGGGATTGGCACATCGATTTTTTCGACTGCGTGGGATCATCGGTCGAATATTCATCACGCGCAACTCGTGGAGCAGGCTAATTTGTACAACCCGAACTTCACTGCTTCCATGCAGCAGTTTGGCGCGGCCGGCTTCAGCCAGTCGCAGGGTTATGGACTCTTCAACAGCATGGCCACGCAGCAGGCTGCGCAGTTGGGCGTGAATGATTTGTTCTATATCTCGGCGGGGATATTCGTCGCGCTGATCGCGTTGATCTGGATCACGAAACCGGAGAGATCCGGCGGTGGAGATTCAGCGGCCGCGGCTTCGGCGGCGCATTGA
- the truB gene encoding tRNA pseudouridine(55) synthase TruB, with amino-acid sequence MNGSTRPKIPRRVLDGVLLLDKPLGLSSNDALIRAKKIYLAKKAGHTGTLDPLATGLLPLCFGEATKFSQDLLEADKTYEATMRLGVRTTTGDAEGEALQTRDVTCDEAAIHAAMVHFRGDIAQVPPMYSALKRDGKPLYEYARAGQTVEREARNVTIHALDLIACALPDVTFRVTCSKGTYVRTLAEDMGEMLGCGAHLVALRRTGVGALTLEHAVTLDTLAEAAPDERDSWLQPVDALLSTFPAVHLDADATRRFCQGQRLKLSDIADVPATADRVRVYALDDQRLLGVARAGEGVLAPERLVVSAA; translated from the coding sequence ATGAACGGTTCTACCCGTCCGAAGATTCCGCGTCGCGTGCTCGATGGTGTGTTGCTGCTCGACAAGCCGCTCGGACTGTCGAGCAACGACGCGCTGATTCGTGCCAAGAAAATCTATCTGGCGAAGAAGGCCGGGCATACCGGCACGCTTGATCCGCTAGCGACGGGTCTGCTGCCGCTGTGTTTCGGTGAAGCGACCAAGTTTTCGCAGGATTTGCTCGAAGCCGATAAAACCTACGAAGCGACCATGCGTCTCGGTGTGCGCACGACCACCGGGGATGCCGAAGGCGAAGCGTTGCAAACGCGTGATGTGACCTGTGACGAAGCCGCGATTCACGCTGCCATGGTTCACTTCCGTGGAGACATCGCGCAAGTTCCGCCGATGTATTCCGCGCTCAAACGCGACGGCAAGCCGTTATACGAGTACGCGCGTGCCGGGCAGACAGTTGAGCGCGAAGCGCGCAACGTGACCATCCACGCGCTTGATCTGATCGCGTGTGCGTTGCCCGATGTGACGTTTCGCGTGACGTGTAGCAAAGGCACTTACGTGCGGACGCTTGCTGAGGATATGGGTGAGATGCTGGGATGTGGCGCGCATCTGGTTGCATTGCGCCGCACCGGCGTCGGCGCGTTGACGCTCGAACACGCGGTCACGCTCGACACGCTTGCAGAAGCCGCGCCAGACGAGCGAGACAGTTGGCTGCAGCCGGTGGATGCGTTGTTGTCCACCTTCCCGGCCGTTCATCTCGACGCCGATGCCACGCGTCGTTTCTGCCAAGGGCAGCGGCTGAAGTTATCGGATATTGCGGATGTGCCCGCGACTGCGGACCGCGTTCGCGTCTATGCACTCGATGACCAGCGCTTGCTAGGCGTCGCGCGAGCGGGTGAGGGTGTGTTGGCGCCGGAGCGGCTGGTGGTATCGGCGGCTTGA
- the rbfA gene encoding 30S ribosome-binding factor RbfA, whose amino-acid sequence MAKKRTSPNRNVQIADQIQRDLSELVRDVKDPRIGMVTFQSVELTPDYAHAKVYFTTLTGDPKETEAGLNHAAGHLHNLLFKRLHIHTVPTLHFHYDQTVVRAVEMSKLIDEANSTRAKDDEEENKAADEQEDKTDDEKGA is encoded by the coding sequence ATGGCCAAGAAACGTACTTCACCCAACCGCAATGTGCAGATCGCGGATCAGATCCAACGCGATCTTTCCGAACTGGTGCGCGATGTCAAAGATCCGCGCATTGGCATGGTGACGTTTCAGAGCGTCGAACTGACGCCCGATTACGCGCACGCAAAGGTGTATTTCACGACGCTGACCGGCGATCCGAAGGAAACGGAAGCCGGGTTGAACCACGCAGCCGGGCATTTGCATAACTTGCTATTCAAGCGCCTGCATATTCATACCGTGCCTACCCTGCATTTCCACTACGACCAGACCGTGGTGCGGGCGGTGGAAATGTCGAAGCTGATCGATGAAGCGAATTCCACGCGCGCGAAGGACGACGAAGAAGAGAATAAGGCCGCCGACGAACAAGAAGACAAGACCGACGACGAGAAGGGCGCCTGA
- the infB gene encoding translation initiation factor IF-2: MASNNVAQFAAELKMPAGVLLEQLQAAGVTKASEDDDLSETDKSRLLEHLRKSHGSADADKRKITLTRRHTSEIKQSDSTGKARTIQVEVRKKRVFVQRDQSGVEQVVEGANHVEEDEVDEAELQRRDEEARHAAELLEKEALELKERQERFEREEAERVAREAAAEAERRRAEEEEARRAAAQAEAAEISRAASTARQESRTESKAEQVASEPVKAEVAAPQVDEKAAAERAAQREAAKKAEDAARAATEKARAEHDQIAKRRAAAEAEARAIREMMNTPRKAQQAKPPEPAPAVVAAAAAAAAAAKVAEGAKAAEAKGTLHKPARPEGSAPARPAVAKKPAAGAPAATTPSLGPDKKKAGGKSSWQDDAAKRRGIKTRGDTSGGVDRGWRGGPKGRGKHQDQTNFQAPTEPVVREVHVPETVSVADLAHKMSVKASEVIKVMMKLGQMVTINQVLDQETAMIVVEELGHSAVAAKLDDPEAMLVEGETTEEVGERLPRPPVVTVMGHVDHGKTSLLDYIRRAKVASGEAGGITQHIGAYHVETPRGVITFLDTPGHEAFTAMRARGAKATDIVILVVAADDGVMPQTKEAIAHAKAGGVPIVVAINKIDKPGAAPERVKQELVAEGVVPEEYGGDSPFIEVSAKTGVGIESLLENLLLQAEVMELKAPVDAPAKGLVIEAKLDKGKGPVATILVTSGTLNRGDIVLAGSAFGRVRAMLDETGKPIKSAGPSIPVEIQGLSEVPGAGEEVMVLPDERKAREIALFRQGKFRDVKLAKQQAAKLENMLESMTEGNVQNLPLIVKADVQGSQEALVQSLVKLSTNEVRVQIVHSAVGAISESDVNLATASKAVIIGFNTRADAQARKVAESNGIDIRYYNIIYDAVDEVKAAMSGMLAPEKREVVTGMMEVRQIIRVPKIGAIAGCMVTDGVVKRNSMVRVLRNNVVVHTGEIDSLKRFKDDAKEVRQGFECGISLKNYNDMVEGDQFEIFEVTEVARTL; the protein is encoded by the coding sequence ATGGCGAGTAACAACGTAGCCCAATTTGCCGCGGAACTCAAAATGCCTGCGGGCGTCCTGCTCGAGCAGTTGCAGGCGGCTGGCGTCACGAAAGCGAGCGAGGATGACGATTTGTCCGAGACGGACAAGTCGCGCCTGCTCGAACACTTGCGCAAGTCGCACGGTTCCGCCGATGCTGACAAACGCAAGATCACTTTGACCCGCCGGCATACGTCGGAAATCAAACAGTCCGACTCTACGGGTAAAGCTCGCACCATTCAGGTCGAGGTCCGCAAGAAGCGCGTGTTCGTGCAGCGCGATCAGAGCGGTGTTGAACAGGTCGTTGAAGGTGCGAACCACGTCGAAGAAGACGAAGTCGACGAAGCCGAATTGCAGCGTCGCGACGAAGAGGCGCGTCACGCTGCCGAATTGCTCGAGAAAGAAGCGCTGGAGTTGAAGGAACGCCAGGAACGCTTCGAGCGCGAAGAGGCTGAGCGGGTCGCGCGTGAAGCGGCTGCTGAAGCCGAACGTCGCCGTGCCGAGGAAGAAGAGGCGAGACGTGCTGCCGCTCAGGCGGAAGCCGCGGAAATCTCGCGTGCTGCGTCTACAGCGCGTCAGGAATCCCGTACGGAATCGAAGGCGGAACAAGTCGCTAGCGAACCGGTGAAGGCCGAAGTTGCCGCACCGCAAGTCGACGAGAAGGCGGCTGCAGAGCGTGCCGCTCAACGCGAAGCTGCGAAGAAGGCGGAAGACGCCGCGCGTGCCGCGACCGAAAAGGCGCGTGCCGAGCACGACCAGATCGCGAAACGCCGGGCAGCGGCTGAAGCCGAAGCGCGTGCTATTCGCGAAATGATGAACACACCGCGTAAGGCTCAACAGGCGAAACCGCCTGAGCCGGCGCCTGCCGTCGTGGCTGCTGCCGCGGCTGCGGCTGCCGCCGCCAAGGTGGCGGAAGGCGCGAAGGCTGCGGAAGCCAAGGGCACGCTGCACAAGCCAGCACGGCCGGAAGGTTCGGCTCCGGCACGTCCGGCAGTCGCGAAGAAGCCGGCTGCAGGCGCACCGGCGGCGACCACGCCGTCGTTGGGACCGGACAAGAAGAAGGCCGGTGGCAAGAGCAGCTGGCAGGACGATGCAGCCAAGCGCCGCGGTATCAAGACGCGTGGCGACACCAGCGGTGGTGTGGATCGCGGCTGGCGCGGCGGCCCGAAGGGTCGTGGCAAGCATCAGGATCAGACGAACTTCCAGGCGCCGACGGAACCGGTGGTGCGGGAAGTGCATGTGCCGGAAACCGTGTCGGTGGCGGACCTGGCGCACAAGATGTCGGTGAAGGCTTCGGAAGTCATCAAGGTGATGATGAAGCTGGGCCAGATGGTCACGATCAACCAGGTGCTGGACCAGGAAACGGCGATGATTGTCGTCGAAGAACTGGGTCACAGCGCGGTTGCGGCCAAGCTGGACGATCCGGAAGCCATGCTGGTCGAAGGCGAAACGACGGAAGAAGTGGGCGAACGCCTGCCGCGTCCGCCGGTGGTCACGGTCATGGGTCACGTCGACCACGGCAAGACTTCGCTGCTTGATTACATTCGCCGCGCGAAGGTGGCTTCTGGTGAAGCGGGCGGGATTACGCAACACATTGGCGCTTATCACGTGGAAACGCCTCGCGGCGTGATTACGTTCCTGGACACGCCGGGTCACGAGGCCTTCACGGCCATGCGTGCTCGCGGTGCAAAGGCAACGGACATCGTGATTTTGGTGGTTGCAGCGGACGACGGCGTGATGCCGCAAACGAAGGAAGCCATCGCTCACGCGAAGGCGGGTGGCGTGCCTATCGTCGTGGCGATCAACAAGATCGACAAGCCGGGTGCGGCTCCTGAGCGCGTGAAGCAGGAACTGGTTGCTGAAGGCGTCGTGCCGGAAGAATACGGTGGTGATTCGCCGTTCATCGAAGTGTCGGCGAAAACCGGTGTTGGCATCGAAAGCTTGCTGGAAAATCTTTTGCTGCAAGCCGAAGTCATGGAACTGAAGGCGCCGGTCGATGCACCTGCCAAGGGTCTCGTGATTGAAGCGAAGCTCGACAAGGGTAAGGGTCCGGTTGCGACCATCCTGGTGACGTCGGGTACATTGAATCGCGGTGACATCGTGCTGGCGGGTTCGGCTTTTGGCCGCGTCCGGGCCATGCTCGACGAAACCGGCAAGCCGATCAAGTCGGCAGGTCCGTCGATTCCGGTCGAGATTCAAGGTTTGTCGGAAGTGCCGGGCGCAGGCGAAGAAGTCATGGTCCTGCCGGACGAACGCAAGGCGCGTGAAATCGCCCTGTTCCGTCAAGGCAAGTTCCGCGACGTCAAGCTCGCGAAGCAGCAGGCAGCGAAGCTCGAAAACATGCTCGAGTCCATGACGGAAGGCAACGTGCAGAACCTGCCGTTGATCGTCAAGGCCGACGTGCAAGGTTCGCAGGAAGCGCTGGTGCAGTCGCTGGTCAAGCTGTCGACCAACGAAGTGCGCGTGCAGATCGTGCACAGCGCGGTCGGCGCGATCAGCGAGTCGGACGTCAATTTGGCGACGGCATCGAAGGCGGTCATCATCGGCTTCAACACGCGGGCCGATGCTCAGGCGCGTAAGGTGGCGGAGTCGAACGGTATCGACATTCGCTACTACAACATCATCTATGACGCTGTAGATGAAGTTAAGGCGGCCATGTCGGGCATGCTGGCGCCGGAGAAGCGCGAAGTGGTCACCGGTATGATGGAAGTTCGTCAAATCATTCGTGTACCGAAGATCGGCGCGATCGCAGGTTGTATGGTCACCGACGGCGTCGTCAAGCGGAACTCCATGGTTCGCGTGCTGCGCAACAACGTGGTCGTTCACACTGGCGAAATCGATTCGCTCAAGCGCTTCAAGGACGACGCGAAGGAAGTGCGTCAAGGCTTCGAGTGCGGTATCTCGCTGAAGAACTACAACGACATGGTCGAAGGTGACCAGTTCGAGATCTTCGAAGTGACCGAAGTCGCGCGTACGCTATAA
- the nusA gene encoding transcription termination factor NusA, producing MSREVLMLADALAREKNVNKDVVYAALEAALASATKKLFEEDVDIRVAIDRESGEHETFRRWKVVPDEAGLQEPDQEILLFEAKEEKPDAQIDEYIEQPIPSIEFGRIGAQAAKQVILQKVRDAEREQILNDFLERGEKIMTGAVKRLDKGNFIVESGRVEALLRRDQLIPKENLRVGDRVRAYIAKVDRTARGPQIELSRTAPEFLMKLFEMEVPEIEQGLLEIKAAARDPGVRAKIGVIAYDKRIDPIGTCVGIRGSRVQAVRNELGGENVDIVLWSEDPAQFVIGALAPAAVQSIVVDEEKHSMDVVVDENELAVAIGRSGQNVRLASELTGWQINIMTPDESALKQNEERGTLRSLFMARLDVDEEVADILIDEGFTSLEEIAYVPLNEMLEIEAFDEDTVHELRNRSRDALLTQAIANEEKVEGVALDLKSLEGMTDELYAKLEEHQIRTRDELAELAVDELVEMTSIEEDAAKALIMKAREHWFQ from the coding sequence ATGAGTCGCGAAGTTTTGATGCTGGCGGATGCGCTGGCGCGCGAGAAGAACGTCAACAAGGACGTGGTGTACGCAGCGCTCGAAGCAGCGCTTGCTTCGGCAACGAAGAAGCTGTTCGAGGAAGACGTGGATATCCGCGTGGCAATCGACCGCGAAAGCGGCGAGCACGAAACCTTCCGTCGCTGGAAAGTGGTGCCGGACGAAGCCGGCCTGCAGGAACCCGACCAGGAAATCCTGCTGTTCGAAGCGAAGGAAGAAAAGCCCGACGCGCAAATCGATGAATACATCGAGCAACCCATTCCGTCCATCGAGTTCGGCCGGATTGGTGCGCAAGCCGCCAAACAGGTGATTCTTCAGAAGGTTCGCGACGCTGAGCGCGAGCAGATCCTGAACGATTTCCTGGAGCGCGGCGAAAAGATCATGACCGGCGCGGTGAAGCGTCTGGACAAGGGTAATTTCATCGTCGAATCGGGTCGTGTGGAAGCGCTGCTGCGCCGCGACCAGCTGATTCCGAAGGAAAACCTGCGGGTCGGCGACCGTGTTCGCGCCTACATTGCGAAGGTTGACCGTACGGCACGTGGTCCGCAGATCGAACTCTCGCGCACGGCGCCCGAGTTCCTGATGAAGCTGTTTGAAATGGAAGTGCCGGAAATCGAGCAGGGCTTGCTCGAAATCAAGGCGGCCGCGCGCGATCCTGGCGTGCGTGCGAAAATCGGGGTGATTGCTTACGACAAGCGCATCGACCCTATTGGTACCTGCGTCGGGATTCGCGGCTCGCGGGTCCAGGCGGTGAGAAATGAGCTCGGTGGCGAGAACGTCGACATCGTGCTATGGTCAGAGGACCCCGCACAGTTCGTGATCGGCGCGCTCGCGCCGGCTGCCGTACAGTCGATCGTCGTCGATGAAGAGAAACATTCGATGGACGTCGTTGTTGACGAGAACGAACTCGCGGTTGCCATTGGCCGCAGCGGCCAGAACGTGCGTCTTGCCAGCGAATTGACCGGCTGGCAAATCAACATCATGACGCCGGACGAGTCCGCGCTGAAGCAGAACGAAGAGCGTGGCACGTTACGCAGCCTGTTCATGGCGCGACTCGACGTTGACGAAGAAGTGGCCGACATTCTTATCGACGAAGGCTTTACCAGCCTCGAAGAGATCGCGTATGTGCCGCTCAACGAAATGCTCGAAATCGAAGCCTTCGACGAAGACACCGTTCACGAGTTGCGTAACCGCTCCCGTGACGCGCTTCTGACGCAGGCGATCGCGAATGAAGAAAAGGTCGAGGGCGTGGCGCTCGACTTGAAGAGTCTCGAAGGTATGACCGATGAGTTGTACGCGAAGCTTGAAGAACACCAGATCCGGACGCGCGACGAGCTCGCCGAGCTGGCTGTGGATGAACTGGTCGAGATGACCAGTATTGAAGAGGATGCCGCTAAGGCGTTGATCATGAAAGCACGTGAACACTGGTTCCAGTGA
- the rimP gene encoding ribosome maturation factor RimP — translation MQLTEIIETTVSGLGYELVDIERAGGGLLRISIDQPAGIAIEDCEKVTRQLQYLFEVENIDYSRLEVGSPGLDRPLKKLADFERFAGSEVTITLKKPLDGRKSYRGILHAPDGESIGLEFEGKDGGAAMLDFTLADLDKARLVPKVDFRSRKQ, via the coding sequence GTGCAACTGACGGAAATCATCGAAACCACGGTCTCGGGCCTGGGCTACGAACTTGTCGATATCGAGCGCGCGGGGGGCGGTTTGCTGCGTATTTCCATCGACCAGCCCGCCGGCATCGCGATTGAAGACTGTGAGAAAGTCACACGTCAGCTTCAGTATCTGTTCGAAGTGGAGAATATCGATTACTCACGGCTCGAAGTCGGGTCGCCGGGTCTCGATCGTCCGCTCAAGAAATTGGCGGATTTCGAACGCTTCGCAGGCAGCGAAGTCACTATCACATTGAAGAAGCCGCTGGACGGGCGCAAGTCGTACCGTGGCATTCTGCATGCCCCGGACGGCGAGTCGATCGGTTTGGAATTCGAAGGGAAGGACGGCGGCGCTGCGATGCTCGATTTCACGCTCGCAGACCTCGATAAAGCACGTCTCGTCCCCAAAGTTGACTTTAGGAGCCGCAAACAATGA